Proteins from a single region of Ziziphus jujuba cultivar Dongzao chromosome 1, ASM3175591v1:
- the LOC107421078 gene encoding tryptophan synthase beta chain 1 produces the protein MACSSMQSFFLGSHACPVSGHFTLKRKIGHSSVNCAHVLDGHGTLAADCIPVETTHFGTLKRSFTERKFEIEDRELGNGIFGRFGGKFVPETLMTCLNNLETEFKSVLRDSEFQAELATALRDYVGRETPLYFAKRLTEHYKNEDGEGPEIYLKREDLNHGGAHKINNALAQAMIAKRMGRTSIVAATGAGQHGVATAAACAKLSLDCTIFMGTKDIEKQYSNVVLMELLGAQVKSVHGNFKDATSEAIRNWVGDLESNYYLSGTVVGPHPCPTMVREFQSVIGKETRKQAMEKWGGKPDVLVACVGSGSNALGLFHEFLDDQDVTLIGVEAGGFGLDSGLHSATLARGELGVYHGAMCYLLQDDDGQIVGPHSIGVGLEYPGVSPELSFLKDTGRAEFYTATDGEALEAYKLLCRMEGIFPSLEASHALAFLEKLCPTLPNATKVVVNCSGRGDKDAGTVLSNIKSNNYFQPAK, from the exons ATGGCTTGCAGTAGTATGCAAAGTTTTTTTCTCGGCAGCCATGCATGTCCAGTCTCTGGACATTTCACGCTTAAGAGAAAGATTGGCCATTCCTCCGTGAACTGTGCACATGTTCTTGATGGCCACGGTACTTTGGCTGCTGATTGCATACCAGTAGAAACAACTCATTTTGGTACTTTAAAGAGATCTTTCACAGAgaggaaatttgaaattgaGGATAGGGAACTAGGGAATGGAATATTCGGAAGGTTCGGGGGTAAGTTTGTCCCCGAAACATTGATGACTTGTTTGAACAACCTTGAAACTGAATTCAAGTCGGTTCTGCGTGATTCTGAGTTTCAG GCAGAGCTGGCAACAGCACTAAGAGACTATGTTGGGCGTGAGACACCACTATATTTTGCTAAAAGGCTAACAGAGCATTACAAGAACGAAGATGGAGAAGGTCCAGAGATATATCTAAAGAGAGAAGATCTAAATCATGGTGGAGCACACAAGATCAACAACGCCCTAGCCCAGGCGATGATCGCCAAACGCATGGGCAGGACAAGCATCGTGGCGGCCACCGGTGCCGGACAACACGGCGTCGCCACCGCGGCTGCATGTGCCAAACTCTCTTTGGACTGCACCATCTTCATGGGAACCAAAGACATAGAAAAACAATATTCTAATGTTGTTTTAATGGAGCTTCTAGGTGCTCAG GTTAAATCCGTGCATGGAAACTTTAAGGATGCGACTTCGGAAGCCATAAGGAACTGGGTGGGTGACTTGGAAAGCAACTATTACCTATCTGGTACAGTTGTGGGGCCCCATCCATGCCCCACCATGGTACGAGAATTCCAATCGGTGATAGGAAAGGAGACAAGGAAGCAAGCGATGGAGAAGTGGGGAGGGAAACCGGATGTGCTAGTGGCTTGCGTGGGAAGTGGGTCCAACGCATTGGGATTGTTCCATGAATTCTTAGACGACCAAGATGTGACGTTGATTGGGGTTGAGGCTGGTGGCTTTGGGTTGGATAGTGGTCTTCACTCTGCAACTTTGGCTAGAGGAGAATTGGGTGTGTATCATGGAGCAATGTGTTATTTGTTGCAAGATGATGATGGACAGATTGTGGGACCGCACTCAATTGGTGTGGG GCTGGAGTACCCAGGGGTGAGCCCAGAGCTAAGTTTTCTAAAAGACACAGGTCGAGCAGAATTTTATACTGCCACAGATGGTGAAGCTCTGGAAG CATACAAACTTTTGTGTAGAATGGAAGGCATATTCCCATCCTTGGAAGCCTCACATGCATTGGCATTTTTGGAAAAACTATGTCCTACATTACCAAATGCCACAAAAGTGGTAGTAAATTGTAGTGGTCGTGGAGACAAGGACGCTGGAACTGTTCTCTCCAACATTAAATCCAATAATTACTTCCAACCAGCCAAATAG